One genomic window of Manihot esculenta cultivar AM560-2 unplaced genomic scaffold, M.esculenta_v8 Scaffold64, whole genome shotgun sequence includes the following:
- the LOC122722622 gene encoding uncharacterized protein LOC122722622 — protein MSSLSEVHLGAAGSSGVPKGKEPIGEGKGVEERLCELEGLVARISVHLINEGEQVEELEAHIGELETRGDEFREEMQVAMKGIEEIARQGMSEAHSLSNDVASLREENKFLREELGRMVLELKKVMDEVELLKRANSHNGVASSSTSLEVPSREELPKSHSNGLEDAREEVPKERRPLRRCWFCEGPHKNGECPRRSELVAKKQSNEETPMEPRVAYLGSIQVCGTLGRVVNLEEQDEVAGTSSSSSSSCWKKDLGECGDQKGMKLPREQPPREKVDGAMDEGSVVAESPRGVVSPKRGRRRRRRSRGSKSRCKAEGMAKSPSHKDEGNATSALEEKAEGNASYVGGHAKRSSTTSHKRDAKRSEVCSCDGASSMANSSIGEVSSQEEKDLEECRVQGEAELPRGLPPREMVVCALDGGSNKELAAECPKEVVLPKQGKRRRRCSREKSNNRCKAEGMAKSPNHVDEGSAAGAQVENGQGNKEHVGDRALHVGGHASGTDTEHADGHANRSDSSSRVEGRARKTRRGRRENEWGRVSRSKSSETEKPHNSRKYEPRRSRRRNRRSIASGTCGSQLVGQRANSATGADLVSQAGSRLNEVQPGANEVQRLGRSLTGGGAARLPRGSCAETGRRLGRMAGQQGNEVHCGSCQELAKLLDVLIGCWSSGWPLEARTGPTGPWQAAGRKRARAQHCRKEVHGCSSGAACDGPVRVAAPAAQRPNEDWRRSAQHAGRRAAQQVDEVHGCAGQSPDEVRGRAGQSPNEVHGGTVARRRRPATGPQQAGAQQTGLARPQACQTRQISPEEVQTGQKIPERPRFAGKRPGQQNRAKLETKEASPRSSLGSTNSGDF, from the coding sequence ATGTCAAGCCTAAGTGAGGTTCATTTGGGTGCAGCAGGCAGTAGTGGTGTTCCTAAGGGGAAAGAGCCCATTGGTGAAGGAAAGGGAGTAGAGGAGAGGCTTTGTGAGTTGGAAGGACTGGTTGCCCGTATCTCAGTGCATCTCATCAATGAGGGTGAgcaagttgaggagttggaaGCTCACATTGGGGAATTGGAAACAAGGGGTGACGAATTCCGCGAGGAGATGCAAGTAGCCATGAAAGGCATTGAGGAGATCGCGAGGCAAGGTATGTCCGAAGCCCACTCTCTTTCCAATGATGTTGCTAGCCTTAGGGAAGAGAACAAGTTCCTAAGGGAGGAACTTGGAAGAATGGTGTTGGAGCTAAAGAAGGTGATGGATGAAGTTGAGCTCTTGAAGAGAGCAAATAGCCATAATGGTGTGGCAAGCTCATCCACTTCTTTGGAGGTGCCTAGTAGAGAAGAATTGCCCAAATCGCATTCCAATGGGTTGGAGGATGCAAGGGAGGAAGTCCCAAAGGAGAGGAGACCTTTGCGAAGGTGTTGGTTTTGTGAAGGCCCTCATAAGAATGGTGAATGCCCAAGGAGGAGTGAGCTTGTTGCTAAGAAGCAAAGCAACGAAGAGACTCCAATGGAGCCAAGGGTGGCATACTTGGGTTCTATACAAGTGTGTGGAACACTTGGACGGGTGGTCAATTTGGAGGAGCAAGATGAGGTGGCGGGTACctcatcatcttcatcatcCTCATGTTGGAAGAAGGACCTTGGGGAATGTGGGGACCAAAAGGGTATGAAGTTGCCGAGGGAGCAACCACCAAGGGAAAAGGTGGATGGTGCCATGGACGAGGGGTCCGTAGTAGCTGAAAGTCCAAGGGGAGTGGTTTCGCCGAAGCGAGGGAGGCGTAGGCGACGACGCTCAAGGGGGAGCAAAAGTAGGTGCAAAGCCGAGGGGATGGCAAAGTCACCTAGCCACAAGGACGAGGGGAATGCTACTAGTGCACTTGAGGAGAAGGCTGAAGGCAACGCTTCGTATGTAGGTGGACATGCGAAGAGGTCCTCCACAACTTCGCACAAGAGAGATGCGAAGAGGTCCGAAGTTTGCTCATGTGATGGGGCATCTTCTATGGCGAACTCTAGCATTGGGGAAGTAAGTTCCCAAGAGgagaaggatctagaggaatgTCGGGTCCAAGGTGAAGCCGAGTTGCCGAGAGGGCTACCACCGAGGGAGATGGTGGTTTGTGCTTTGGATGGTGGATCCAACAAGGAGCTGGCAGCCGAATGTCCAAAGGAGGTGGTGTTGCCTAAGCAAGGGAAGCGAAGGCGACGTTGCTCAAGGGAGAAGAGCAATAATAGGTGCAAGGCCGAGGGAATGGCGAAGTCACCTAACCACGTGGACGAGGGGAGTGCTGCTGGGGCACAAGTGGAGAATGGCCAAGGCAACAAGGAGCACGTGGGGGATCGTGCATTGCATGTAGGTGGACATGCAAGTGGGACCGACACGGAGCATGCAGATGGACATGCAAATAGATCCGACTCTAGCTCGCGCGTTGAGGGACGTGCGAGGAAGACGCGACGAGGGCGTCGCGAGAATGAGTGGGGGAGAGTGTCACGGTCCAAGAGCAGTGAGACCGAGAAACCCCACAACTCGAGGAAATATGAGCCGAGGAGGTCGCGGAGGCGAAATCGGCGAAGTATTGCTAGCGGTACATGCGGCAGCCAATTGGTGGGCCAACGGGCCAATTCTGCAACGGGGGCAGATTTGGTGTCGCAAGCTGGCAGTAGGCTGAATGAGGTTCAGCCTGGGGCTaatgaggttcagcggctggGAAGATCGCTGACTGGTGGTGGAGCTGCTAGGCTGCCAAGAGGGAGTTGCGCTGAGACTGGCAGGAGGCTGGGGCGCATGGCAGGCCAGCAGGGAAATGAGGTTCACTGTGGGAGTTGCCAGGAGTTGGCAAAGCTGCTGGACGTGTTGATAGGCTGCTGGAGCAGTGGTTGGCCGCTGGAGGCAAGGACAGGTCCAACTGGACCATGGCAGGCCGCTGGGAGGAAACGGGCACGGGCCCAGCATTGTAGAAAAGAGGTTCATGGCTGCAGTAGTGGTGCAGCATGTGACGGGCCCGTAAGAGTTGCAGCGCCCGCGGCCCAGCGCCCAAATGAGGATTGGAGGCGCTCGGCCCAGCATGCTGGTAGGCGAGCAGCCCAGCAGGTAGACGAGGTTCACGGATGTGCAGGCCAGAGCCCAGACGAGGTTCGTGGACGTGCAGGCCAGAGCCCAAATGAGGTTCACGGTGGCACTGTAGCGCGCAGGAGGCGCCCAGCAACGGGCCCGCAACAGGCAGGCGCGCAGCAAACTGGGCTGGCGCGCCCCCAGGCCTGCCAGACTCGCCAGATAAGCCCAGAAGAGGTTCAAACTGGGCAGAAGATTCCAGAACGTCCCAGATTTGCTGGGAAACGTCCAGGGCAGCAGAATAGGGCCAAACTGGAGACAAAGGAAGCTTCTCCAAGGAGCAGCTTGGGGAGCACGAATTCTGGAGATTtctaa